A region from the Curtobacterium sp. MCBA15_012 genome encodes:
- the upp gene encoding uracil phosphoribosyltransferase, with protein sequence MRVHVADHPLITHKLSVLRDRTTPSPTFRALTEELVTLLAYEATRNVRVTATPIDTPVAHTMGVAIAKPRPLVVPILRAGLGMLEGMVKLVPTAEVGFLGMARNEDTLEPQTYAERLPDDLSGRQCFVLDPMLATGGTLAAAIDFLFARGAEEVTCVCILGAPEGLAAVEQAVGDRNVSIVLGALDEKLDENGYIVPGLGDAGDRLYGLAE encoded by the coding sequence ATGCGAGTCCACGTCGCCGACCACCCGCTCATCACCCACAAGCTCTCGGTGCTCCGCGACCGGACCACACCCTCCCCCACCTTCCGCGCGCTCACCGAGGAGCTCGTCACGCTCCTCGCCTACGAGGCCACGCGGAACGTCCGGGTCACCGCGACCCCGATCGACACCCCGGTCGCCCACACCATGGGCGTCGCGATCGCGAAGCCCCGCCCGCTCGTCGTCCCGATCCTGCGCGCCGGGCTCGGCATGCTCGAGGGCATGGTCAAGCTCGTCCCGACGGCCGAGGTCGGCTTCCTCGGCATGGCCCGGAACGAGGACACCCTCGAGCCCCAGACCTACGCCGAGCGTCTGCCCGACGACCTGTCCGGCCGGCAGTGCTTCGTCCTCGACCCGATGCTCGCGACCGGCGGCACCCTCGCCGCGGCGATCGACTTCCTGTTCGCACGCGGCGCGGAAGAGGTCACCTGCGTGTGCATCCTCGGAGCACCCGAGGGCCTCGCGGCCGTCGAGCAGGCCGTCGGCGACCGCAACGTGTCGATCGTCCTCGGGGCGCTCGACGAGAAGCTCGACGAGAACGGCTACATCGTGCCGGGCCTCGGTGACGCCGGTGACCGCCTCTACGGGCTCGCCGAGTAA
- a CDS encoding winged helix-turn-helix domain-containing protein codes for MSLTLTQPRTVLRTAAPAATDLGTVTPIRARRTPAAPPAPSAVPASPVVAPQRNRALPEGTEARGFALYVGIDEAAAAAAGTTLAAVVEQLKALTAQLVPSAQTYAAVAVAAEGSGGRDVDVVRLALQDRSAVAARKQAVEPEPEETGVVIDISRKRVTLDGEAAPLTYKEFELLQFLVLREGQTVDRGAIIEGLWSDDEDETPNERTIDVHVRRLRSKLGAFEEIVRTVRGVGYRFDRHADVAVRYASTPSPDLF; via the coding sequence ATGTCGCTCACGCTCACCCAGCCCCGCACCGTCCTCCGCACCGCAGCCCCGGCCGCGACCGACCTCGGCACCGTGACGCCGATCCGCGCACGCCGCACGCCGGCCGCGCCGCCCGCACCGAGCGCCGTGCCCGCCAGCCCCGTCGTCGCACCGCAGCGGAACCGGGCCCTGCCCGAGGGGACCGAGGCACGTGGCTTCGCGCTGTACGTCGGCATCGACGAGGCAGCCGCCGCCGCAGCCGGCACGACGCTCGCCGCCGTGGTCGAGCAGCTCAAGGCCCTGACCGCGCAGCTCGTGCCGTCCGCGCAGACGTACGCCGCGGTGGCCGTGGCCGCCGAGGGCAGCGGCGGCCGCGACGTCGACGTGGTACGCCTCGCGCTCCAGGACCGGTCCGCGGTGGCCGCGCGCAAGCAGGCCGTCGAGCCGGAGCCCGAGGAGACGGGCGTCGTCATCGACATCTCCCGCAAGCGCGTCACGCTCGACGGCGAGGCCGCTCCGCTGACGTACAAGGAGTTCGAGCTCCTGCAGTTCCTCGTCCTGCGCGAGGGCCAGACCGTCGACCGGGGCGCGATCATCGAGGGCCTGTGGTCGGACGACGAGGACGAGACGCCGAACGAGCGCACGATCGACGTGCACGTGCGACGCCTCCGGTCCAAGCTCGGCGCCTTCGAGGAGATCGTCCGCACCGTGCGCGGCGTGGGCTACCGCTTCGACCGGCACGCGGACGTCGCGGTGCGCTACGCCTCCACCCCGTCCCCCGACCTGTTCTGA
- a CDS encoding MarR family winged helix-turn-helix transcriptional regulator, with translation MDESRRSDKATAVAAWEALFRAQVTVMRALNADFPGGEISFNEYDVCFNLSTQPERRCRMRELTGHLLLTQPSVSRLVERLAARGIVEKQPDPSDARGVIVALTAHGFDVYRSVAVQHAQTIADQVGAGLDDDELRTLTELCTKLRVAAGDRPARRTRPTADAVVA, from the coding sequence GTGGACGAGTCACGCCGCAGCGACAAGGCGACAGCCGTCGCGGCCTGGGAAGCACTGTTCCGGGCGCAGGTGACGGTGATGCGTGCGCTCAACGCCGACTTCCCCGGCGGGGAGATCTCGTTCAACGAGTACGACGTGTGCTTCAACCTGTCGACCCAGCCCGAGCGCCGCTGCCGCATGCGCGAGCTCACCGGGCACCTGCTCCTCACCCAGCCGAGCGTCAGCCGCCTCGTGGAACGCCTGGCTGCTCGCGGCATCGTCGAGAAGCAGCCGGACCCGTCCGACGCCCGCGGGGTCATCGTCGCCCTGACCGCGCACGGGTTCGACGTCTACCGCTCGGTGGCCGTGCAGCACGCGCAGACCATCGCCGACCAGGTCGGCGCCGGTCTCGACGACGACGAGCTCCGGACGCTCACCGAGCTGTGCACGAAGCTCCGTGTCGCCGCCGGTGACCGACCGGCCCGTCGCACCCGTCCCACGGCGGACGCGGTCGTCGCATGA
- a CDS encoding deoxyribodipyrimidine photo-lyase — translation MSGALVWLREDLRLADNPALRAAIDHGGPVTVVVVLDEDSPGIRPIGAASRWWLHQSLGALDADLRARGSRLVLRRGSAAEVVPRLVADADADAVYWNRRYGRVERDLDAGIKTALTDAGTEAHSFAANLLWEPWTVLTGQGEAFKVFTPFWRAAQAMPEPRHPLPKPRDLPAPADVASDDLDDWGLLPTAPDWAGGLRDAWEPGEAGAHRRLEHFVHESLEDYDQRDEPAMAATSDLSPHLRWGEVSPYQVWHRLHGELEPEQRRQAPAFLRQLAWREFNWNEYFHCDDIATVNVRREFDAFPWRDVDDDELDRWRYGRTGIDLVDAGMRELWHSGAMHNRVRLATASFLVKNLLVDWRIGEQWFWDTLVDADPANNAANWQWVAGSGFDAAPYFRIFNPDRQLERFDPHREYVRRWVPADEDRPEPMVDLKASRQRALDAYAEMRRA, via the coding sequence ATGAGCGGCGCGCTCGTCTGGCTGCGCGAGGACCTGCGCCTCGCCGACAACCCCGCGCTCCGCGCCGCGATCGACCACGGCGGCCCCGTGACCGTGGTGGTCGTCCTCGACGAGGACTCCCCCGGCATCCGCCCGATCGGCGCCGCCAGCCGGTGGTGGCTGCACCAGTCCCTCGGCGCCCTCGACGCCGACCTCCGGGCACGCGGGTCGCGTCTCGTGCTGCGGCGCGGCAGTGCGGCCGAGGTCGTCCCCCGCCTGGTCGCCGACGCCGACGCCGACGCCGTCTACTGGAACCGCCGCTACGGCCGGGTCGAGCGCGACCTGGACGCCGGCATCAAGACCGCCCTGACCGACGCCGGCACCGAGGCCCACAGCTTCGCGGCGAACCTGCTCTGGGAGCCGTGGACGGTGCTCACCGGGCAGGGCGAGGCGTTCAAGGTGTTCACGCCGTTCTGGCGGGCCGCCCAGGCCATGCCCGAGCCGCGGCACCCGCTGCCGAAGCCCCGCGACCTGCCAGCGCCCGCCGACGTGGCGAGCGACGACCTGGACGACTGGGGGCTGCTGCCGACCGCCCCCGACTGGGCCGGCGGTCTCCGCGACGCGTGGGAGCCGGGCGAGGCCGGTGCGCACCGCAGGCTCGAGCACTTCGTGCACGAGTCGCTCGAGGACTACGACCAGCGCGACGAACCGGCGATGGCCGCGACGAGCGACCTGTCCCCCCACCTCCGCTGGGGCGAGGTCAGCCCGTACCAGGTCTGGCACCGCCTGCACGGCGAGCTCGAGCCCGAACAGCGTCGACAGGCACCCGCGTTCCTGCGACAGCTCGCGTGGCGCGAGTTCAACTGGAACGAGTACTTCCACTGCGACGACATCGCGACGGTGAACGTCCGCCGCGAGTTCGACGCCTTCCCGTGGCGCGACGTGGACGACGACGAACTCGACCGGTGGCGGTACGGCCGCACCGGCATCGACCTCGTCGACGCCGGCATGCGCGAGCTCTGGCACTCCGGGGCCATGCACAACCGCGTCCGACTGGCCACGGCGAGCTTCCTGGTGAAGAACCTGCTCGTCGACTGGCGCATCGGCGAGCAGTGGTTCTGGGACACCCTGGTCGACGCCGACCCGGCGAACAACGCCGCGAACTGGCAGTGGGTCGCGGGCTCGGGCTTCGACGCGGCGCCGTACTTCCGCATCTTCAACCCGGACCGACAGCTCGAACGCTTCGACCCGCACCGCGAGTACGTGCGGCGCTGGGTCCCGGCCGACGAGGACCGCCCCGAGCCGATGGTCGACCTCAAGGCGAGTCGGCAGCGCGCCCTCGACGCCTACGCCGAGATGCGCCGGGCATGA
- a CDS encoding serine hydrolase, giving the protein MTPSDDVLGQVDALFRERVAARTAPSSVWGVFDRTGLVASGGHGDRGDGRSPDADTVYRIASCTKSITAATLLTLVAEGRVTLDTPITDLVPAFAAVELPSDDAPVPTLRMLLTMSGGLPTDDPWADRQEAITDDDLDRVLRGGLLFDSVPGTRFAYSNTGYALLGRAVAAVAGTSFTRAAHERVLGPLGLDDTVFRTEDARGYVVTGFRDDDGSWTPQPMTGPGAFSAIGGLFSTVGDLARWARHLASAWTTEPEPGPLSPADRRLAQQAARVVPPSVVPSSTRATAYGFGLFVEQDAESGELVSHSGGYPGFSAHVRWSTETGLGVVAFENATRAKVSAPAERALDLLLADARRRAAASDTAAPPTGAPLGRVPGVERTRAAVRAAQVGVTEVLRTWQAADADAAARGDVLAAQLCAPNVPMDLPWEQRRRRVAEAVARVGADLHADAVHEHAATPSSLRWWLPGTAGRLRVDVALAPPSDGLVQTFTVTAEPAES; this is encoded by the coding sequence ATGACCCCGTCGGACGACGTCCTCGGGCAGGTCGACGCCCTGTTCCGCGAGCGGGTCGCCGCACGCACCGCCCCGAGCAGCGTGTGGGGCGTGTTCGACCGCACCGGCCTCGTCGCCTCGGGCGGCCACGGCGACCGGGGTGACGGCCGGTCACCCGACGCCGACACGGTCTACCGGATCGCGTCCTGCACCAAGAGCATCACCGCCGCGACCCTGCTCACCCTCGTGGCGGAGGGCCGGGTGACCCTCGACACGCCGATCACCGACCTCGTGCCCGCGTTCGCAGCGGTGGAGCTGCCGTCCGACGACGCGCCGGTGCCGACGCTCCGGATGCTCCTGACGATGTCCGGCGGGCTGCCGACCGACGACCCGTGGGCAGACCGGCAGGAGGCGATCACCGACGACGACCTCGACCGGGTGCTCCGCGGCGGTCTGCTCTTCGACTCCGTGCCCGGCACCCGGTTCGCGTACTCGAACACCGGCTACGCCCTGCTCGGACGTGCCGTCGCCGCGGTCGCGGGCACGTCCTTCACGCGGGCGGCGCACGAGCGGGTGCTCGGCCCGCTCGGCCTCGACGACACGGTGTTCCGCACCGAGGACGCGCGCGGGTACGTCGTCACGGGGTTCCGGGACGACGACGGCTCCTGGACCCCACAGCCGATGACCGGCCCGGGTGCGTTCTCGGCGATCGGCGGCCTGTTCTCGACCGTCGGCGACCTCGCGCGCTGGGCCCGGCACCTCGCGTCCGCGTGGACGACCGAGCCCGAACCGGGACCGCTCTCCCCCGCCGACCGACGGCTCGCGCAGCAGGCCGCACGGGTCGTGCCGCCGAGCGTCGTGCCGTCCTCGACCCGGGCGACGGCGTACGGCTTCGGCCTGTTCGTGGAGCAGGACGCGGAGTCCGGGGAGCTCGTCTCGCACTCGGGCGGCTACCCGGGGTTCTCCGCGCACGTGCGGTGGTCCACCGAGACCGGACTCGGTGTCGTGGCCTTCGAGAACGCCACGCGCGCCAAGGTGTCCGCACCGGCCGAGCGCGCCCTCGACCTGCTGCTCGCCGACGCCCGCCGTCGTGCCGCAGCGTCCGACACCGCCGCGCCGCCCACCGGTGCACCGCTCGGCCGCGTGCCGGGCGTCGAGCGCACCCGCGCCGCCGTCCGCGCGGCGCAGGTCGGAGTCACCGAGGTGCTCCGGACCTGGCAGGCCGCCGACGCCGACGCGGCCGCACGGGGCGACGTCCTCGCCGCGCAGCTGTGCGCACCGAACGTCCCGATGGACCTGCCGTGGGAGCAGCGCCGTCGGCGCGTGGCCGAGGCGGTCGCCCGGGTCGGCGCGGACCTCCACGCGGACGCGGTCCACGAGCACGCGGCGACCCCGTCGTCCCTGCGCTGGTGGTTGCCCGGGACCGCCGGACGGCTGCGGGTCGACGTCGCCCTGGCACCCCCGTCGGACGGGCTCGTGCAGACCTTCACGGTCACCGCCGAGCCCGCCGAGTCCTGA
- a CDS encoding TetR/AcrR family transcriptional regulator, with product MPRKPDPTLKPAIIEKVARHLLDTKLEDVSVRSLGRVLGTSAYPIVYHFGSREALVQAVVEHLSADVEARTLEPCADADALADHLVAVFGGLDVRERALAARLTFELGSVESLDGRDHESRCHRRRVDELAAWCRAHGRCPDEAERTARALVEAARGAQWGALVDPEHTDVDAALRALARDVTAGARLTAA from the coding sequence ATGCCCAGGAAGCCCGACCCGACGCTCAAGCCCGCGATCATCGAGAAGGTCGCCCGACACCTCCTGGACACCAAGCTCGAGGACGTCTCGGTCCGCAGCCTCGGGCGGGTCCTCGGCACGAGCGCGTACCCGATCGTGTACCACTTCGGGTCGCGCGAGGCCCTCGTCCAGGCCGTCGTCGAGCACCTGTCCGCCGACGTCGAGGCCCGCACGCTCGAGCCCTGCGCCGACGCCGACGCCCTCGCCGACCACCTCGTCGCCGTGTTCGGCGGCCTCGACGTCCGCGAGCGGGCCCTCGCCGCTCGCCTGACCTTCGAGCTCGGCAGTGTCGAGTCGCTGGACGGCCGGGACCACGAGTCGCGCTGCCACCGCCGTCGCGTCGACGAGCTCGCGGCCTGGTGCCGGGCGCACGGCCGCTGCCCGGACGAGGCCGAACGCACCGCACGCGCGCTGGTCGAGGCGGCTCGCGGAGCCCAGTGGGGTGCGCTGGTCGACCCCGAGCACACCGACGTCGACGCCGCACTGCGCGCGCTCGCGCGCGACGTCACGGCCGGCGCCCGCCTGACGGCGGCCTGA
- a CDS encoding AAA family ATPase, translating into MTSQFIITKEHRRFAEFADAVRKQNTIGVCFGPAGVGKTLSARRYAHWDSIGPFIARWAARSEDDTKIYAAAHRARTVFYTPEVSATMRALQDDLRHDMLRTERCIEEHLLLQGRHFDHAHGPNPSLLELIIIDESERLTGNAIEWLRDQYDRTGIAMILIGMPGIEKQFSHYPQLYSRLGFAHQYRPLGHDELLFVLERQWRKLGKTLDPDDFTDAQAIAAVERITRGNFRLLERLLPQIQRVLKINELDVITNDVVEAARSTLVIGTT; encoded by the coding sequence ATGACGAGCCAGTTCATCATCACGAAGGAACACCGTCGGTTCGCGGAGTTCGCCGACGCCGTCCGGAAGCAGAACACCATCGGCGTCTGCTTCGGCCCCGCTGGCGTCGGCAAGACCCTCTCCGCACGCCGCTACGCCCACTGGGACAGCATCGGCCCGTTCATCGCCAGATGGGCCGCACGCAGCGAAGACGACACGAAGATCTACGCCGCCGCCCACCGAGCCCGCACCGTCTTCTACACGCCCGAGGTCTCCGCCACGATGCGCGCCCTGCAGGACGACCTCCGGCACGACATGCTCCGCACCGAACGCTGCATCGAGGAACACCTCCTGCTCCAGGGTCGCCACTTCGACCACGCACACGGCCCCAACCCGTCCCTGCTCGAGCTGATCATCATCGACGAGTCCGAACGCCTCACCGGCAACGCCATCGAGTGGCTCCGCGACCAGTACGACCGCACCGGCATAGCGATGATCCTCATCGGCATGCCCGGCATCGAGAAGCAGTTCAGCCACTACCCGCAGCTCTACAGCCGCCTCGGTTTCGCCCACCAGTACCGTCCGCTCGGCCACGACGAGCTGCTCTTCGTCCTCGAACGTCAATGGCGCAAGCTCGGCAAGACGCTCGACCCCGACGACTTCACCGACGCGCAAGCCATCGCCGCCGTCGAACGCATCACCCGCGGCAACTTCCGCCTCCTTGAGCGCCTCCTCCCTCAGATCCAACGCGTCCTGAAGATCAACGAACTCGACGTCATCACCAACGACGTCGTCGAGGCCGCCCGCAGCACCCTCGTCATCGGCACCACCTGA
- a CDS encoding Mu transposase C-terminal domain-containing protein: MDASERWGILRLHVEDAIPLATLARTTGVAERTLQRWLARYRTGGYPALADGTRTDHGARRTAPELVRLIEGLALTKPRPSIATIHRQVDNYCTKRGLSAPSYSVVRSIVNGLDPGMVTLALEGPASYRDKHELLLRRRADRPNAIWQADHTMLDLLIVGPDGKPERPWLTVILDDYSRAVCGYMVFLGAPSAANTALALRQAIWHKPEPDWPVCGIPDVLYTDHGSDFTSHRIGDTAAVLHLRIIHSQVARPQGRGKIERFFGTINTELLPTLPGHLAPGSSAPAPTPALDLAGVDSAINTFIRRYNARIHRELRKSPLEAWIADGWLPRMPDSLEQLDGFLLTVPTTRVVQRDGIHFEGLRYTATTLAPFVGSTVSVRYDPRDVTEIRVFHRDAFLCTAISTAHQTETISLKQIQAARNAQRRALRGQIRERIAIIRPTPDDHTPPAPAPAPDQPRLMTYEEDRS, translated from the coding sequence ATGGACGCGAGCGAGCGGTGGGGCATCCTTCGACTGCACGTCGAGGACGCCATCCCGCTCGCCACCCTGGCCCGCACCACGGGCGTCGCTGAGCGCACCCTGCAACGCTGGTTGGCCCGCTACCGAACCGGCGGATACCCGGCTCTCGCCGACGGCACCCGCACCGATCACGGCGCCCGACGGACGGCACCGGAACTGGTGCGCCTGATTGAGGGGCTCGCACTCACCAAGCCACGACCTTCGATCGCCACGATTCACCGCCAGGTCGACAATTACTGCACCAAACGAGGTCTCTCAGCGCCGTCGTACTCCGTTGTGCGGTCGATCGTGAACGGGCTTGATCCCGGGATGGTGACGCTCGCGCTTGAGGGGCCCGCGTCATATCGGGACAAGCACGAACTGCTGCTCCGACGTCGTGCGGATCGCCCCAACGCGATCTGGCAGGCGGACCACACGATGCTCGATCTGCTCATCGTCGGACCCGACGGCAAGCCCGAACGGCCGTGGTTGACGGTGATCCTCGACGACTACTCCCGCGCGGTCTGCGGGTACATGGTGTTCCTCGGCGCCCCATCCGCCGCGAACACCGCGCTCGCGCTCCGGCAAGCGATCTGGCACAAGCCGGAACCGGACTGGCCTGTCTGCGGGATCCCAGACGTGCTCTACACAGACCACGGGTCCGACTTCACCAGCCACCGAATCGGCGACACCGCCGCCGTGCTGCACCTCCGCATCATCCACTCGCAGGTCGCTCGCCCCCAGGGCCGCGGGAAGATCGAGCGGTTCTTCGGCACCATCAACACCGAGCTGCTCCCAACGCTCCCCGGCCACCTCGCACCCGGATCCTCGGCGCCGGCGCCGACGCCGGCGCTGGATCTCGCCGGTGTCGACAGTGCCATCAACACGTTCATCCGCCGCTACAACGCCCGCATCCACCGCGAGCTCCGGAAGAGCCCACTGGAAGCGTGGATCGCAGACGGGTGGCTGCCACGAATGCCGGACTCCCTCGAACAGCTCGACGGGTTCCTGCTCACCGTCCCGACCACGCGTGTCGTGCAACGAGACGGCATCCACTTCGAAGGGCTCCGCTACACCGCAACCACTCTCGCACCCTTCGTGGGCAGCACCGTCAGCGTCCGGTACGACCCCCGCGACGTCACCGAGATCCGTGTCTTTCACCGCGACGCGTTCCTGTGCACCGCGATCAGTACCGCGCATCAGACCGAGACCATCAGTCTCAAGCAGATCCAGGCCGCCCGGAACGCGCAACGAAGAGCCCTGCGCGGGCAGATCCGCGAACGCATCGCGATCATCCGCCCCACACCCGATGATCACACCCCACCAGCACCCGCACCGGCACCGGATCAACCGCGACTGATGACCTACGAGGAGGACCGGTCATGA
- a CDS encoding recombinase family protein, whose amino-acid sequence MGHLLGYARVSTTDQDASLQIDALNAAGCYRVFVDTMSGSLQHRPELDKLLDQLRPGDTLVVWRLDRLGRSIRHLIDQLHALAERGIGFRSLQETIDTTSPGGRLVFHVFAALAEFERDLIKERTNAGLAAARARGRTGGRPSRLSADQVRTARRLYEQQDMTVAQIGDVLGVSRTTIYRALAKHAEPVAARRTKPSPTM is encoded by the coding sequence ATGGGTCACCTTCTCGGGTATGCGCGCGTGTCCACCACAGACCAGGACGCGTCGCTGCAGATCGACGCGCTCAACGCCGCTGGCTGCTACCGCGTGTTCGTCGACACCATGTCCGGGTCGCTCCAACACCGGCCCGAGCTCGACAAGCTCCTCGACCAGCTCCGCCCCGGCGACACTCTCGTCGTCTGGCGACTCGACCGGCTCGGCCGGTCCATCCGGCACCTCATCGATCAGCTGCACGCTCTCGCCGAGCGCGGCATCGGGTTCCGGTCCCTGCAGGAGACCATCGACACCACCTCGCCCGGCGGCCGGCTCGTGTTCCACGTCTTCGCCGCGTTGGCGGAGTTCGAACGGGACCTCATCAAGGAACGCACCAACGCCGGCCTCGCCGCCGCTCGAGCCCGCGGCCGCACCGGCGGCCGACCATCTCGGCTCTCCGCGGACCAGGTGCGCACCGCACGCCGGCTCTACGAACAGCAGGACATGACCGTCGCGCAGATCGGCGACGTGCTCGGCGTTAGCCGCACCACCATCTACCGTGCACTCGCGAAGCACGCCGAGCCCGTCGCGGCGCGACGAACCAAGCCTTCCCCAACGATGTAG
- a CDS encoding TDT family transporter, which yields MSNLTPNWFASIMGTGIVAVAAASLPLQFPGLRLAATVVWAIAAVLLVALTTATVLHWIRYRSTAAGHQLNPVISHFYGAPPMAFLTVGAGTLLLGKDWVGLPAAVTIDWVLWTIGTIGGLLTAVLVPYLAFTRHENKPDSAFGGWLMPIVPPMVSASTGALLLPYAPAGQARETLLWSCYGFFGLSLITSLVVITLIWNRLAQHKVGAAGMVPTLWIVLGPVGQSITAVNLLASNAPTVVDASTAHALLVVALVYGFAMLGFALLWTVIALAITIRTAREHLPFSLTWWSFTFPVGTCVTGLNGLALHSGLTVVAVLAVIYYAGLVAAWITVALRTFHGSVIRGTLLAPPQPA from the coding sequence GTGTCGAATCTCACACCGAACTGGTTCGCGTCGATCATGGGCACGGGGATCGTCGCTGTCGCAGCTGCGTCACTGCCGCTGCAGTTCCCCGGGCTGCGCCTCGCGGCGACGGTCGTGTGGGCGATCGCCGCGGTGCTCCTCGTCGCCCTCACGACCGCGACGGTGCTGCACTGGATCCGCTACCGGAGCACTGCAGCCGGGCACCAGCTCAACCCGGTGATCTCGCACTTCTACGGCGCACCACCGATGGCGTTCCTCACCGTCGGCGCCGGGACACTCCTGCTCGGCAAGGACTGGGTCGGCCTGCCCGCCGCCGTCACCATCGACTGGGTCCTGTGGACCATCGGCACCATCGGAGGACTGCTCACGGCAGTGCTCGTGCCGTACCTGGCGTTCACCCGCCACGAGAACAAGCCCGACTCCGCGTTCGGCGGCTGGCTGATGCCGATCGTCCCGCCGATGGTGTCCGCCTCCACCGGTGCGCTCCTGCTGCCGTACGCCCCCGCCGGGCAGGCGCGGGAGACGCTGCTGTGGTCCTGCTACGGCTTCTTCGGCCTCAGCCTCATCACGTCGCTGGTCGTGATCACGCTGATCTGGAACCGTCTCGCGCAGCACAAGGTCGGGGCCGCCGGCATGGTCCCGACTCTGTGGATCGTCCTCGGGCCGGTCGGACAGTCGATCACCGCGGTGAACCTCCTCGCATCGAACGCCCCCACCGTTGTCGATGCGAGTACCGCGCATGCCCTGCTGGTCGTGGCGCTGGTGTACGGGTTCGCGATGCTCGGCTTCGCGCTGCTGTGGACCGTCATCGCCCTCGCGATCACCATCCGCACTGCCCGCGAACACTTGCCGTTCAGCCTGACTTGGTGGTCCTTCACGTTCCCCGTCGGGACCTGCGTCACCGGCCTGAACGGGCTCGCCCTGCACTCAGGCCTGACCGTCGTTGCCGTCCTCGCCGTCATCTACTACGCCGGCCTCGTCGCCGCATGGATCACCGTTGCCCTTCGCACCTTTCACGGATCCGTCATCCGTGGCACCCTGCTGGCACCGCCACAGCCGGCATGA
- a CDS encoding LysR family transcriptional regulator produces MIVALRRLTDRTLDLDTLDVLARVAETGSLSAAAGALGVTQQAVSARIRVAERMVGHLLVHRSTTGSVLTETGRLVVGLAGPVLDASRHLEAGVAALRTPTGSLVVAASQTIAELLLPGWLLEFRRREPDVRVRLIAGNSAAVTDLVQSGGANLGFTETPVTAAGVSAQVIADDELAVVVAPEHPWARSTGITAEVLAATALLLREEGSGTRATLAAWLREAGLSMSVPAAVLETTSIIRANAQAGIAPAVMSLRTVAADINDGSLVRVPLAGPPLARPLRAIWSGEPQPAGSAFLRVAHEVTGRGQRSP; encoded by the coding sequence ATGATTGTGGCACTACGGCGACTCACGGACCGAACCCTCGACCTCGACACACTCGACGTGCTCGCACGCGTCGCCGAGACCGGCTCCCTCTCCGCTGCCGCTGGAGCGCTCGGCGTCACGCAACAGGCAGTGTCTGCTCGGATCCGGGTCGCCGAGCGCATGGTCGGTCACTTGTTGGTGCACCGCTCGACCACGGGGTCGGTGCTGACCGAGACCGGCAGGCTCGTCGTCGGGCTGGCCGGACCGGTCCTCGACGCGTCTCGCCACCTCGAAGCAGGAGTGGCTGCGCTGCGGACTCCCACGGGTTCGCTCGTCGTCGCAGCGTCACAGACGATCGCGGAGCTGCTGCTGCCGGGCTGGCTGCTCGAATTCCGCCGCCGCGAACCCGACGTGCGGGTGCGCCTGATCGCGGGCAACTCCGCCGCGGTGACGGACCTCGTGCAGTCGGGTGGCGCGAACCTCGGGTTCACGGAGACCCCGGTGACGGCGGCAGGTGTGTCCGCGCAGGTGATCGCGGACGATGAGCTCGCGGTCGTCGTTGCGCCGGAACATCCCTGGGCTCGGTCGACCGGGATCACTGCGGAGGTCCTGGCGGCGACGGCTCTGCTCCTGCGGGAAGAAGGTTCCGGAACTCGCGCGACCCTCGCCGCATGGCTCAGGGAGGCCGGTTTGAGCATGTCGGTTCCGGCCGCGGTGCTGGAGACCACGAGCATCATCCGGGCGAACGCGCAGGCTGGAATTGCACCGGCGGTGATGAGCCTTCGCACGGTCGCCGCCGACATCAACGACGGGTCGCTGGTGCGGGTCCCGCTCGCTGGGCCGCCACTTGCCCGGCCGTTGCGGGCGATCTGGTCGGGAGAGCCTCAGCCAGCTGGTTCTGCTTTCCTGCGCGTCGCCCACGAGGTGACCGGTCGGGGTCAGCGCAGCCCGTAG